Proteins from one Oncorhynchus masou masou isolate Uvic2021 chromosome 12, UVic_Omas_1.1, whole genome shotgun sequence genomic window:
- the LOC135550072 gene encoding rRNA-processing protein UTP23 homolog, whose product MTIKRQKKAKKNVNFYKHNFSFREPFQILIDGTFCQAALKNKIQIKEQMPKYLMGEVQLCTTNCALKELESLKDLYGAKLILQRYQVRNCKHFKNPVSASECLLSMLEGTNPHHYFVATQDQELTAGLKKIPGVPLMYIIVNTIVLDKPSQCSVSHVEAVALGEMVTPAQQQSINSLKEVQGIGQDGERRGKKRKRKISNPNPLSCLKKKKKQPPTQPLKTEKKKRNRQRKRSKPEGGEGPSLKPRPNP is encoded by the exons ATGACGATCAAACGACAAAAGAAAGCCAAGAAAAACGTCAATTTCTACAAACATAACTTCAGTTTTAGAGAGCCCTTTCAAATTCTCATCGACGGGACGTTTTGCCAAGCGGCTCTGAAGAATAAGATTCAAATCAAAGAGCAGATGCCGAAATACCTCATGGGGGAGGTGCAACTTTGTACTACAAA TTGTGCATTGAAGGAACTCGAATCATTGAAAGACCTCTATGGTGCCAAACTCATCCTGCAGCGGTATCAGGTTAGGAACTGCAAGCATTTCAAGAACCCCGTCTCTGCGTCAGAGTGTCTGCTCTCCATGCTGGAAGGGACCAATCCACACCACTACTTTGTTGCCACACAG GACCAAGAGCTGACAGCAGGCCTGAAGAAGATCCCAGGCGTGCCTCTTATGTATATCATTGTCAACACCATAGTGTTGGACAAGCCCAGCCAATGCTCGGTTAGCCATGTGGAGGCTGTGGCTCTGGGAGAGATGGTCACCCCAGCCCAGCAGCAGAGCATCAACAGTCTGAAGGAGGTACAGGGGATCGGGCAGGATGGAGAGCGCCGGGGCAAGAAGCGTAAGAGGAAAATCTCCAATCCCAACCCGCTTAGCTGcctaaagaagaagaaaaaacagccACCGACACAGCCTCTTAAGACTGAGAAGAAGAAACGGAACCGTCAAAGGAAACGCAGCAAGC